The Corynebacterium freiburgense region ATGAGTAATGTGATTAATATCACTCAAGATAGCTTTCGTTCTACAGTCTTAGAATCCGAAAAACCCGTACTGGTTGACTTCTGGGCAGACTGGTGTGTTCCATGTAAAAAACTCTCACCAATAATCGATGAAATCGCAGCAGAAGTGGGAGATCGCGCACTCATCACTAAAGTTGATTTGAACCAGGAACGCCTTCTTGGAATCACCTATCAGGTACTCTCAATCCCGACACTTTTGATTTTTAAAAATGGGGAAAAAGTCGCGGAAATGGTTGGCGCACAGTCAAAATCCAAGATCATGGCGAAGCTCGAGTCCTTTATGTAGCTGGTATCGTAGCCCCAGTAAGAAAGGATAAGAAAGGAGCATCGTGACTGAGGTTCTCAAAGTTGGTGACAAGAGCCCACGTGTAGCGGAAGTTCGTGCAACGCTCGCTCGTTTGGGTGTCTTGAGGGATTTTCATGGGGACGCCTCCCGCACTTTCGTTGAGGAAGATACCTTTTTTGATGCTCCTTTAGCGCAGGCTCTTCAAGCTTTTCAGCAGAGTCGAGGCATTATCGCTGATGGGCATATCGGAGATACGACTCTTCGCGTTTTACGAGAAGCCACGTTCACACTCGGGGCCCGTGTACTGCAATTTGAGCCCGCGAACCCGCTTGTTGGTGATGATGTTTCCGAATTGCAGACACAACTGCAAGAACTAGGGTTCTATACCGAGCGCATAGATGGACGTTTTGGTGAACTAACTCATCAAGCAGTCAAAAATTATCAGCTCAATTTTGGCCTTGATAACGATGGAATTTGTGGGCCAAACACTATACGGTCGCTGAGGTATCTTGGACGCCGAATTACTGGTGGCTCCCCACACGCTATTAGGGAGCGTGAAGCGGTCCGCCGGGCAGGCCCACGCCTAGCAGGCAAACGAGTAGTCATCGACCCCGGACTTGGCGGAGGCACGCCTGGACGTTTGGTTAAAGGACCTTTTGGTACGATTACTGAAGCTGACATTCTTTGGGATCTGGCTTCGCGTGTAAAAGGCCGCATGGTTGCAGCTGGCATGGAAACTGTTATGTCGCGCCAAAAAATGGCTAATCCAAAGCCAAGTGAACGTGCAGAAATTGCAAATGCGTTTGGGGCAGATATTTTAATTAGCCTCCAATGTGATTACTACAAAAACGAGAAAGCCTCTGGCGTCGCCTCGTTCTATTTCGGCTCTCAAGATGGATGGAGTTCCCAAACGGGCGAGATGCTTGGTAGCTATATCCAACGGGAAATTTGTGCTCGAACACCACTAATTAACTGCGGAAATCACGCCCGCACTTGGGAAATCTTACGTCTAACAAATATGCCGTCAGTTGAGATTTTTGCTGGCTATCTATCCAACCCCCATGATGTTGCAATATTAACGGATCCGAAGCAGCGAGACGCTATTGCAGAGGCGATTGTTGTAGCGGTGAAGCGTTTGTATCTCCTTGATCGTGATGATCAACCTACAGGGACATATAACTTCAGCGAGCTCCTTAAATCAGAATTGCTCTAATCGAACCAAACCACATAGATAGAACAATTGAAGTGGGGTTCAGTGTAAATTTCCCTAGGATCGCTTGCTTAAGCGTCTTAAAAGTGGCGTTCCAGACGCACAGTCTGCGTTGATGTGTCTGGAACGCCACTACGTGTCGTGAACTTACAATCAATGACTTTGATTACTCACGGTCGATTAAACCCATAATGCGTTCAAAGTCATCGCGATCTCCGAACTCAACAACAATACGTCCCTTACGCTTGCCCATAGTTACAGTCACTTTTGTATCCAAACCATCGGCTAAGCGATCGGCAGCCCGAGTGAAAAACTCGGGTGTTACGCGTTTTACCGCTTGCTTCTTTTCCTGCTGCTCGCCGCGATTGGCTAACATGACTGCTTCCTCGGTTGCCCGAACTGACAACCCTTCCGCAACGATCCGATCGGCCAGTGCCTCCTGGGCGTCGACACCTTGTTTTAGCCCTAGAAGTGCCCGCGCATGCCCCGCACTCAGAACACCGGCCGCAACTCTTGACTGCACTTTTACTGGTAGCGCCAACAAGCGAATCGCGTTCGTAATTACCGGACGAGAACGCCCAATCCGATCAGCTAACTCACTTTGAGTAACACCGAACTCTTCAAGTAATTGCTGGTATGCAGCAGCCTCTTCCAAAGGATTGAGCTGTACCCTATGAATATTTTCCAGCAACGCATCGCGGAGCAGTGAACCGTCATCAGTCTCACGGATGATCGCCGGAATTTTCTTCATTCCAGCCTTTGCCGCCGCACGCCAACGGCGTTCACCCATAATGATTTCAAAGCCGTCATCTGCGGGGGAGCGCCGAACTACTATTGGCTGCATAAGCCCGAATTCACGAATCGAATGCACGAGCTCACCAAGGGCATCTTCATCAAACACTTGCCTTGGCTGCCGAGGATTAGGGGCTATCTCCGAAATCGGCACCTCTTGATAGCTAGCGCCAAATTCGCTTACAGTTTGCGGTGTCTTTTCAACCGCTTGTTCCGCTTTGCTCTTTTCGGCATTTGCCTCAGTTACTGTTTTTACTTTTTCGGGACGGGCCGTTTGCGCAGGTTTGACCTTGCTCTTTTGGGGCCGCGCACCGCCACCAATAATTATGTCAGCGGCGCCATCTCCAAGTTTGGGCCCTTGAGCTGGGGTACTGGGAATTAGGGCAGCGAGGCCACGTCCGAGGCCGCTTTTGCGCGGTTCTTGTGCCATAAGAGCGTTAAGCCTTTCCTAGCGCAGTAAAAACAACAGTTGCTAGCAGAGAGATTTTAAGATTTTGGTGCTACTCCAATAGTCCCAGATTCCGGTGTTGGCAGGTAATCGCCGCGCTTAGCAATTTCTTTCGCAGCGTCGAGATACGCCATTGCACCACGTGAGCCTGGATCATATTCCAAAACTGTTTGACCAAATCCGGGTGCTTCTGAAACCTTTACAGAACGAGGAATTACGGTGCGCAAAACTACATCTTTAAAATGCCCGCGCACATCTTCTGCAACCTGCTCAGCCAGCTTCGTTCTACCGTCATACATTGTCAACAAAATAGTTGAAATATGTAGTTCATTATTTAAATGCTGGCGAATCATTGAAATATTATTAAGTAATTGTCCAACGCCTTCCAATGCGTAATATTCGCACTGAATTGGTATAAGGACTTCTCGCACAGCGGTCATCGAATTAATGGTCAGTAACCCCAAAGAGGGGGGACAGTCGATAATCACATAGTCGAAATTGTTTCGCTCCAAGAATTCATCGTCCAGCGCATCCCGGAGCCGGTACTCACGACGCGGAATATTTACCAGCTCAATTTCCGCACCAGCTAGGTCAATGGTTGCCGGGATACACAACAAGTTCTTGTGAGAGGGGGATTGCTGCATTGCTTCTTCTGGTGTGCATTCCCCGAGCAACACCTCGTAACTCGATAAGGTTCCTGCACGGTGTTCCACACTTAGAGCCGTTGAAGCATTGCCCTGCGGATCTAGGTCCACGACGAGTACTCGTAAACCATGAAAAGCTAATCCAGCTGCCAAATTTACAGAGGTAGTAGTCTTTCCAACTCCACCTTTTTGGTTTGACACAGTAATCAGGCGCGGCCGGTCCGGGCGCGGTAAGTGCAGTGCATTTGGGGTT contains the following coding sequences:
- the trxA gene encoding thioredoxin, encoding MSNVINITQDSFRSTVLESEKPVLVDFWADWCVPCKKLSPIIDEIAAEVGDRALITKVDLNQERLLGITYQVLSIPTLLIFKNGEKVAEMVGAQSKSKIMAKLESFM
- a CDS encoding N-acetylmuramoyl-L-alanine amidase; amino-acid sequence: MTEVLKVGDKSPRVAEVRATLARLGVLRDFHGDASRTFVEEDTFFDAPLAQALQAFQQSRGIIADGHIGDTTLRVLREATFTLGARVLQFEPANPLVGDDVSELQTQLQELGFYTERIDGRFGELTHQAVKNYQLNFGLDNDGICGPNTIRSLRYLGRRITGGSPHAIREREAVRRAGPRLAGKRVVIDPGLGGGTPGRLVKGPFGTITEADILWDLASRVKGRMVAAGMETVMSRQKMANPKPSERAEIANAFGADILISLQCDYYKNEKASGVASFYFGSQDGWSSQTGEMLGSYIQREICARTPLINCGNHARTWEILRLTNMPSVEIFAGYLSNPHDVAILTDPKQRDAIAEAIVVAVKRLYLLDRDDQPTGTYNFSELLKSELL
- a CDS encoding ParB/RepB/Spo0J family partition protein, which produces MAQEPRKSGLGRGLAALIPSTPAQGPKLGDGAADIIIGGGARPQKSKVKPAQTARPEKVKTVTEANAEKSKAEQAVEKTPQTVSEFGASYQEVPISEIAPNPRQPRQVFDEDALGELVHSIREFGLMQPIVVRRSPADDGFEIIMGERRWRAAAKAGMKKIPAIIRETDDGSLLRDALLENIHRVQLNPLEEAAAYQQLLEEFGVTQSELADRIGRSRPVITNAIRLLALPVKVQSRVAAGVLSAGHARALLGLKQGVDAQEALADRIVAEGLSVRATEEAVMLANRGEQQEKKQAVKRVTPEFFTRAADRLADGLDTKVTVTMGKRKGRIVVEFGDRDDFERIMGLIDRE
- a CDS encoding ParA family protein is translated as MDERYWEDTPIGAAAQRATKVQTPNALHLPRPDRPRLITVSNQKGGVGKTTTSVNLAAGLAFHGLRVLVVDLDPQGNASTALSVEHRAGTLSSYEVLLGECTPEEAMQQSPSHKNLLCIPATIDLAGAEIELVNIPRREYRLRDALDDEFLERNNFDYVIIDCPPSLGLLTINSMTAVREVLIPIQCEYYALEGVGQLLNNISMIRQHLNNELHISTILLTMYDGRTKLAEQVAEDVRGHFKDVVLRTVIPRSVKVSEAPGFGQTVLEYDPGSRGAMAYLDAAKEIAKRGDYLPTPESGTIGVAPKS